Proteins encoded in a region of the Pseudomonas putida genome:
- a CDS encoding type 1 glutamine amidotransferase domain-containing protein yields MSKKILVVLTNTAKYPTLSRATGLWLGEAVHFVEKVEKAGYTVDYVSPQGGYIPIDPHSLQMAPDLDWQWYDDKGFMNRLGSTFSPGQVKAEEYSVIYYTGGHGVMYDFAENQPLQELARKVYENGGIVAAVCHGVVGLLNIKLSDNSLLLKDRKVTGFSNIEEKLVELDNVVPFLTENELGGRGGVYSKHDDPWKPYVVDDGRLITGQNPASTALLAEKVLAKLQGK; encoded by the coding sequence ATGAGCAAGAAAATACTGGTAGTACTGACCAATACAGCCAAGTATCCGACGCTGAGTCGGGCGACCGGGCTGTGGCTGGGCGAAGCGGTGCACTTTGTCGAGAAGGTCGAAAAGGCCGGCTACACGGTCGATTATGTCAGCCCACAGGGCGGCTACATCCCCATCGACCCACACAGCCTGCAGATGGCCCCCGACCTGGACTGGCAATGGTATGACGACAAGGGCTTCATGAATCGCCTGGGCAGCACCTTTAGCCCTGGCCAGGTAAAGGCCGAAGAATACAGCGTCATCTACTACACAGGCGGGCACGGAGTGATGTATGACTTTGCCGAAAACCAACCGCTGCAGGAGCTGGCACGCAAGGTCTACGAAAATGGCGGCATTGTTGCCGCAGTGTGCCACGGTGTGGTCGGCCTGCTGAACATCAAGCTCAGCGACAATAGCCTGCTGCTGAAAGATCGGAAGGTAACCGGCTTTTCCAATATCGAGGAAAAACTGGTCGAGTTGGACAACGTGGTGCCATTCCTGACAGAAAACGAGTTGGGTGGCCGTGGCGGCGTGTACAGCAAGCATGACGATCCATGGAAGCCATACGTGGTCGATGATGGTCGACTGATCACCGGGCAGAACCCTGCCTCTACCGCGCTGCTCGCCGAAAAAGTCCTCGCGAAACTCCAGGGCAAGTAA
- a CDS encoding ATP-binding protein, giving the protein MVCDACCAKLNEFTAGATTLIANGTPREPVPQAIRQSLVSSSIKPMGERIAQFEWGHTSLGPLPRWPASLRIAVDMMHLSPFPCAVVWGPDLCVVHNDGYRALRAVTHDALGKTFDALWHDVWPAVGPWVFNVLEGRSSFVEDPPLRIVRGEGAEPLWCAFGYAPLHDELGNVAGFLHTVIETTASVEAHRHWREQAQGFERQVERHVAEREQFWQLSRDAIMTITPELKLHAANPAWHRILGWPQEQVQDIPILELVHPADRVEVQVAVSGLLQDSHAEQIETRLRHRDGHYHWFCWSARFDGSLLNVVGRDITAEREEAARQSEALMRSSERMEVVGQLAGGMGHEMNNLLSGIGGSLELLQRRLQDGRLERVEAYVEVARDSVQRAMELTHRLLAFSRHQPLAPGPLNFNRQLRQSEPLLLQALGAEMRLHWQLDVAHWAVNLDVRQLENALINLCANAREACLAQGNVTISSVNERLIAFFPDEGGLPPGDYVALHVEDDGHGMAAVDIPRAFEPFFTTKPVGRGSGLGLSMVYGFVGQSGGYAWIESTQGKGTKVSMLFPRCHEPVPDEVTPAPRPQRMARGERLLLVDDELNLRAVMREYLTERGFNVTDVGDANTALDRFRHGGPFDLVITDIGLPGGFSGRQVAKAMRMQLEQQKILFITGYADQPIEAQLLGQPGTALMNKPFSLADLADEAIRMLDE; this is encoded by the coding sequence ATGGTGTGCGATGCATGCTGTGCTAAGTTGAATGAATTCACAGCTGGAGCCACGACATTGATCGCAAACGGTACGCCACGCGAGCCTGTACCGCAGGCTATACGGCAGTCGCTTGTTTCGTCATCGATCAAGCCGATGGGGGAACGCATCGCCCAGTTCGAGTGGGGGCATACCTCGCTCGGGCCATTGCCGCGCTGGCCGGCTTCATTGCGCATTGCTGTAGACATGATGCACTTGTCGCCGTTCCCGTGTGCGGTGGTCTGGGGGCCTGACCTCTGTGTGGTGCACAACGATGGCTATCGGGCGCTGCGGGCTGTTACCCATGATGCGCTGGGTAAGACGTTCGATGCCCTTTGGCATGATGTCTGGCCAGCAGTGGGGCCTTGGGTGTTCAACGTACTTGAGGGGCGCTCGAGTTTCGTCGAGGACCCACCCCTGCGAATCGTCCGGGGCGAAGGCGCCGAGCCGCTATGGTGCGCGTTCGGTTATGCCCCCCTGCATGATGAACTCGGTAACGTGGCCGGGTTTCTGCATACGGTGATCGAAACCACGGCCAGCGTCGAGGCGCACCGTCACTGGCGTGAGCAGGCGCAGGGATTTGAACGGCAGGTCGAGCGCCATGTGGCCGAGCGCGAGCAGTTCTGGCAGCTGTCGCGCGACGCCATAATGACGATTACCCCGGAACTGAAACTGCATGCCGCCAACCCGGCCTGGCACCGCATTTTGGGATGGCCTCAAGAACAGGTGCAGGACATACCGATACTGGAGCTGGTTCACCCCGCCGATCGTGTCGAAGTGCAAGTGGCAGTGTCGGGGCTACTGCAAGACAGTCATGCGGAACAGATCGAGACCCGTCTGCGCCACCGCGATGGTCACTACCACTGGTTTTGCTGGAGTGCGCGGTTTGATGGCAGCCTTCTGAACGTGGTTGGCCGGGACATTACCGCAGAGCGCGAAGAGGCTGCACGTCAGTCCGAGGCGCTGATGCGCAGCAGCGAGCGTATGGAGGTGGTAGGCCAGTTGGCGGGCGGCATGGGCCATGAAATGAACAACTTGCTGTCCGGTATTGGTGGCAGCCTCGAATTGCTGCAGCGGCGCCTGCAGGACGGGCGCCTGGAGCGAGTGGAGGCCTATGTGGAGGTCGCGCGTGACTCAGTGCAGCGTGCGATGGAACTGACTCATCGCTTGCTTGCGTTTTCTCGCCATCAGCCGTTGGCACCTGGACCGCTGAATTTCAATCGGCAGTTACGTCAGAGCGAGCCGCTGTTATTGCAGGCGCTGGGGGCAGAGATGCGTTTGCACTGGCAACTGGATGTTGCGCACTGGGCGGTGAACTTGGACGTGCGCCAGCTTGAAAATGCGCTGATCAATTTGTGCGCCAATGCCCGTGAGGCATGCCTGGCGCAAGGCAATGTCACCATCAGCAGCGTCAACGAACGGCTGATTGCCTTTTTCCCGGATGAGGGTGGCTTGCCCCCAGGCGACTACGTGGCTTTGCATGTCGAGGACGATGGCCATGGCATGGCGGCGGTAGATATCCCCAGGGCATTTGAACCGTTCTTCACCACCAAACCCGTCGGGCGTGGGTCCGGCCTTGGTTTGTCGATGGTTTATGGCTTTGTCGGCCAGTCGGGCGGGTATGCCTGGATCGAGTCGACCCAGGGAAAGGGCACCAAGGTTTCCATGCTTTTCCCTCGGTGCCATGAGCCGGTACCGGACGAAGTCACGCCGGCACCGCGTCCGCAGCGTATGGCAAGAGGCGAGCGCCTGCTGTTGGTCGATGATGAGCTTAACTTGCGCGCGGTGATGCGCGAATACCTGACTGAGCGTGGTTTCAACGTGACCGACGTGGGCGATGCCAATACTGCGCTGGACCGCTTCCGCCATGGCGGCCCCTTCGATTTGGTAATCACCGACATCGGCCTGCCGGGTGGTTTCAGTGGCCGGCAAGTGGCCAAGGCCATGCGCATGCAACTTGAACAGCAGAAGATTCTGTTTATCACAGGCTATGCGGATCAGCCGATTGAAGCGCAACTGCTCGGCCAGCCGGGCACGGCGTTAATGAACAAACCGTTCTCGTTGGCGGACCTTGCCGACGAAGCGATACGCATGCTTGATGAGTAG
- a CDS encoding CSS-motif domain-containing protein: MLKILHAGRRMRELLLLTTVGLVPVISGLLVMIVQLEMKLAENANISVREAVFSIDQALNRLSEAAHRALPLAGKPCENVRSVLQDQVVSRSMLRSLTLVEDNEAYCSSASGSMDYLSSLTLSGQQVELSYGQPDNRRKLLVNFYLQSNGVGVIVTAYASQLRNELDAFQDGLTLVVEFDDRYIWSKGDSRDAQPPSQSEFLANALSAKYGYRIKGGYAQGFTAQEIRQSMLQILPSLMLVGIATSLIVYLGLFRTRSCKPESAANNP, encoded by the coding sequence ATGTTGAAAATCTTGCACGCCGGGCGCCGCATGCGGGAGCTGCTGCTACTCACCACTGTGGGCCTTGTACCTGTGATTTCCGGTTTGCTGGTAATGATTGTTCAACTGGAAATGAAACTTGCGGAAAACGCGAACATCTCGGTTCGGGAAGCGGTGTTCAGCATCGATCAGGCGCTGAACAGGCTGAGCGAGGCTGCCCATCGCGCATTGCCACTTGCCGGCAAGCCCTGCGAAAACGTCAGAAGCGTTTTACAGGACCAGGTTGTCAGCCGCTCCATGCTCAGGTCATTGACCTTGGTGGAGGACAATGAAGCTTACTGCAGCAGCGCTTCAGGCTCAATGGACTACTTGTCGTCCTTGACGCTGTCGGGCCAACAGGTCGAACTGTCTTATGGGCAACCCGACAACCGCCGCAAACTGCTGGTCAACTTCTACCTGCAAAGCAATGGCGTCGGCGTAATCGTGACCGCGTATGCCTCACAGCTGCGCAATGAACTGGATGCTTTTCAGGATGGGCTGACACTGGTAGTGGAGTTCGACGATCGCTATATCTGGAGCAAGGGTGATAGCCGTGACGCACAGCCCCCCTCGCAGTCCGAGTTCTTGGCCAACGCCTTGTCGGCCAAGTATGGATACAGAATCAAAGGCGGCTATGCACAGGGTTTCACCGCCCAGGAAATACGCCAGTCCATGCTGCAGATCCTGCCTTCGTTGATGTTGGTGGGGATCGCGACCAGCTTGATCGTGTATCTGGGCCTGTTCAGGACCCGCTCCTGCAAGCCTGAGAGCGCCGCCAACAACCCATGA